A window of Quercus robur chromosome 12, dhQueRobu3.1, whole genome shotgun sequence genomic DNA:
acaccTTTACTTGAGAATCATAAGAATTTGAGTTCAATAAATGTAAGAGTAATgtcattcacaacattttcacaataaatcttatatggtaagttgttactaattctaatttggatTCAATATTGACATGTTGTACCCACCAATAATAGGCTAACAACTTGTtgcataagatttgttatgaaattgttgtggtcactttattattctcatatcagcattttcaatttgtactttatcttttattagtcttttttttttcttattctctttgttagtacaaaaaaaattgtaatatttcatgtatttgcgtgttttttttttttgttacgttgatatattcaaattgtctttttattaaattttgtataatttaagcttagtgaccaccctaaaaaatatTCCTAGTCGCCACTGTCTTAGGAGTTAGGTTACTTagaatttttcattctcttcaaCGGTTAACTTGTGGATATTTCAAAAATCCTATTAAGTTAGGCATTTCTAATCCCCATACCCCAATACACGAAGTCATATAATCATTTCGAGCTAACACCAGAAGCATAATAATAACATGTAAgcacataatttattttttacttcaatCATTATCAAAAGCGCTTACACTATTCCCTTGTTTGCAAAAATAATCTGCATTATAAAACCATCTTTAGAACACAATAACATCAGTATCACATAGTTTATCACAATTGTTCTATGTGGTAGATTGTAATTAGCTGTCTGTTACCATCACACGGGATCATGATTTTTTTCCGTAGGACAGTTGTGGtaaaatttatgtgaaagttTATGGAACTAAAATTGCCTAGCAACATCACCACCCCACCCTTTGTGACTAACACTGTGTTTGGTTTGGGTGAATTTAAAGAGGATGGAAAACccgagagaaaattttctctcccgGGCCTACAAAATTCATCCTCTCAAATCGGGAGGAAAATGCTGGAGAGAAAAGTGCTCTCACAgcacttttacaaaaatacCCCGTTTTggaatcaagaaaaaaaaaaaaaaaaaaaaaaaaacagagagagcgTTGGAGAAAATGCTAGAGAGAATAAGAGCTGGAGCTACGCCTAGAACTTTCTTGAATGAGgaagacaaagaaaataaaagaagggggaTAGAGATAAGGACAAAGtgtgtgggaaaaaaaaaagtatggatGAAATGATGGCTGAGAAATgagaaataatataataaataaaaaatcctaattgagaaatgttactgtaatatttttacaataaattttaagtaacagattgttattagttaatattggtgagtaaaaaaataatttcagtgatgggtttaaattagaactaataataactttctacataaattttgttgtaaaagtattgcaaaaaatattgtgaacttaacacttctcattaaaaaatataattattggtaaattttatattatttaatgagtataaATAAATCTGTTACTTACCTATTATGTAACAAGGATATAatagttaatttatataaactacattttctattctcccacttttcttttcaactaaataaaagagtttttcaccctcccacttttccatctctCCAACTAAATACATACaagagaaaactaaatattttctatcctctcattttCTCACTCCTCCATCCGAACAGATCCTTAACTATTCCTACAATTGAACCGTCTAGTTGATTATTTGAAACCCTAAACCCCACCCAAAAACCCCAGATAATTTTCACagcaaaattttgaataatatcaATGGAATTCTGTTCTGCGACTCTCCAAGCCCAACCCTCTTGCTCTTTCCCAGTACGAACTTCTATCATCACCTCCAAAACCCCATCTCTCTCTTCCACCGTCACATATTCTCCAATTTCTTCTTCCAGATTCAACAGTAAGAAACTCTACCTCAGAACTttcttaccaattttttttttttttttcgacgAAACCAGAGGGTAGAGTGTTTGTGTAATTAACGTTGCAATTTGCTTTTTTATGCTTTGCCCAGGTTGTCGTTTTTCGATTAATCCGCTAAGGCGGCGTCATCGGTGGCTAAGTCCCACTCTTGCTGCTGCTGTTAGTGAAGAAGAGTTATCAGTTTCTGATTCGTCGTCGATTAACGACGAGTCTAGAAGAAATGGTGAGGAGGAGGATGGTGGTGTTGAGGGCTTGGATGACAACAAAATGGTCCGAGTATGCGATAAGCTTATCGATGTTTTCTTGGTTGACAAGCCCACCCCAACTGACTGGAGAAGGTTGTTAGCTTTCAGTAAGGAATGGGACAATATTCGGCCTCATTTCTATAAACGGTGTCAGGATCGAGCTGATAGCGAGGATGCTGATCCTGGTATGAAGCACAAGCTACTCAGGCTTGCAAGGAAGCTCAAAGAGGTATATCATTGATTTTAATTAACATATATTGTGTGTTAgtaaatataatatatgtgGTCGACTATGATTAGTCTGTTGAGAATTCATAGCTGGCCGCGTTGTTGATGATACTATGATTAGTGGGTTTGAGTTTTATGTGTTATGTGGGAATTTTattggaaactttttttttgtataggttGATGAGGATGTGCAAAGGCACAATGAACTTCTTGAAGTGATTAGAGGTTCACCATCGGAGATTAGTGAAGTTGTTGCTAGGCGTCGTAAAGATTTCACAAAAGAATTTTTTGTGCATCTTCACACAGTAGCTGAATCCTATTATGACAACCCAACCGAGCAAAATGGTGAGGATAAATGAATTCTATTTGTATGACATACCAGTTGATGTCTCTTTTTTCTGTTTATGTAATTGCTATATCCTCTATGTAACAAAATGGAACATTGTTTGGTTTACAGATGAAGAAATGTAGGGATAACTAGTAGAATTTCTTTGTCCTCTTCTTTGGTTCTGATCAGATGTTATTTATGGCAGTCTTATCTGGAACACCCATTTGGCTTAATATGCATAATAGATTATATTACCCAATGCATATTTCAATGCTTAGTAAGTTCGGGACTGTTACTTGTATGATGATTAGCCCATGCAATTGCCTTATGTAGCCACCTACTCAACCATGTCATAATGTCCTATACTCTGATTAATGAAACTGTCACAtcccttattttttcttatactaTTGCTAATTCAAGTCGCATAATGtacatatttattttctctGTAATTTAGCATAAATAAACTTGAGTTATGTGACTGGACTGTGGGCTAGTCTAGCAGGCCAGACCCAGAACTTTCGATCTTAGATATATGTTTACCACATTGTGGACGGCACTGATGGTGTTTATTTATTTCTGTATGACTAGCTCTTGCAAAGCTTGGTAACACCTGCTTGGCTGCTGTACAAGCCTGTGACTCTGCAACTGAAAGCATTGAAGCACTACATGCTGCAGAGTTGAAATTCCAAGATATTATCAACTCTCCTACTATAGATGCTGCTTGCAGGAAGATAGACAATTTGGCTGAGAAAAATGAACTTGATTCAACATTGGTGATGATGATCACAAAAGCTTGGTCTGCCGCCAAGGAGTCAAACATGACTAAAGATGAGGTGAAGTGATGCTGGTTTCAGAAAATGGTTATCGCTGTTTATGTTCTTGCTCTAATCTGGTACATATAGTGATGCCTTTATGATGCTTGGAACATAAAAAGATCCCAATCTTGTCAAACTGTTTAATTATAGCTTTTTTCAGCCTTCTATTAGAATAtggcaaaattgaaaaaagcTGATAGACCAAAGGGATTTTTATCTTTGTTCTTGCGTTCAAGACAAGTGACAGAGGACAAGATATCACATTGTATAGGGAAGAGATTATTGTTCTCTGCTTATGGGAGAAAGTGAGAAGAAAAGATCAATTTTGTTCTTGTCCTTGTCCAAATGTCTGTTGAAATCCAGCACACACATATATttcacaaaagaagaaaagaaagatggtATCAAATTAAGCAAATATAGCCTTTggaaagaataattttatacaAATACCAAAAAGACTTTTTAACTCTACATTTTAATTTCCTGAAAAAAAGCTCTACATTTTACTTGCTACTTGAAACAACAGACAAGCTTTTGTTTGTGTGGTGTCAAAATGCTGCTTAGTAtgaatgaattattattttttccttcattgCAGGTAAAAGATATACTGTATCATTTGTATGTGACTGCCAGAGGTAATCTTCAGAGACTTATGCCTAAAGAGATTCGGATAGTTAAGTATCTTCTCTCTATTGAGGACCCTGATGAGCGGCTGTGTGCCCTAAATGATGCCTTTACCCCAGGAGAAGAACTTGAAGGAAAGGATGTGGACTGCTTGTACACGTATGCATTTGAAACTTAATTGCTTTAATTAGTTTTCGTTCGAACTTTAGAGATTGTTCAGCTAGATTATAGTTCACTGACTTTCCATGGTTGCCTCATGCCCCTTTTTGctctttttaaactttttctcAGAACACCAGAGAAGCTGCACGACTGGATAAAGACTGTGGTGGATGCTTATCATTTAAGCAGGGAAGGAACTCTCATCAGGGAAGCTAGGGACCTAATGAATCCAAGGATAATTGAAAAAATGGAGGTCATTATGAAGATAGTTAAAGATAAATTCATGTGACTAAGAGCCTGAATTATTCTTCTCAGAAGCTTTTTCCTTATGTTCCATACTCTAACTAATTTGAAGCATGAAATCCAAACCTCAATTTCGGGTTACTTTTAGCTTTGCTAGCATATCCTAGACATTATACGTTGGGGCTTAACAGTTAGAGATCAATAGCATGTGAATCTGAAAGTGTGATGTTTATTGCATAGAAATTTAGGAAAAATCACAGAGTGGCTACTATGAAGCTTCAGATACCGGACAGGAATTCATGATCATTTGTTAGGTTGATTGTGCTGTAGTTTTCCTTTGTGTAATTCTGTGTTCTAATGTATAGTGGGACACTCCAGTGTAGaccaaattttgtaaattatttttgttacgGGTTGTGATGTTCATTGATGACGAGTCTTTTACTTAGAAACCTCTCTCTAAATGGAGGAAGTTTCCTATTTTGTAAATTTGCAGCTACTTAGAAATCTCTCTCCAAATGGAGGAAGTTTAACTTAGAAAACTTACAACTATCATTGTACATTGTTAACTCCTAGAATTTGACCAATGGAATATAGCCACAGTTCTGGAGAACCGATATTTCACTTTCAAGCTTTGTATGTAAGTCGCTTTCCCAGAATTTGAATACATATATTGAAGTGATAATTGTGATTAAtgaaacattatttttatatggagTTATTACTAACACAGTTTTTATTATATACCATTCACAATATACCACCTCAATATTTGTACAAAATTTTCGTATTTCCAGATTTATTGGAAAGATATACCTACATCCTCGTTCACATGGGCACGATAATCTTATCTTTACATGTTCTATAACTTTTGTTATTGAAATAAATCTAGATCTAACTTCACTGGTTTGCACAAAAGCATCTGCTGTGTAATCAtgccattatttttatattgaaataatttatactAAAACAACtcatttattttgatttctttctATGATAAGTAAATTTAAAGTGACCCATCAAATATGATCCAAGTTCATTTCAAAGGAGTCCTCTGAGGGTATTTTCAGGATGATTGTGCGGATTGGCTATTGCACGGTGCAATCCGCCCAAACAAAACTTTAACTTTTTCAAAAGCTTTAACTTTTATAAactcttttaactttttcaactttttttaatCCAATAGCTCATATCAAAagcaaactttttaaaattccCTTGTCCTTATATGCTTAAATTGGTCAAATCGTTCATACTTgagaacaataattttttatctgATGTCGGCTTTTAGATGATTTCTATTTAGCATCAAgatattggtatttttttttttttttttttttttggtgtagataggattcaatatatattatttattcgATGGCAAAAATCTTTATCATTTCAATAAATCGAATCATAAACAATATTTTGTAATCAAGACAAAGTGAAACTATATAGACTTTTTAGTTGGTTATTGAAATGAAAACCGATCCTTGTTATCTTTATTATTCctgttctttttcttctatttattatttaatttgacataacttattttttaagattcttatatcaaattaatggagGATATGGTTATGAGTTATATTTTGCTTGTTGTTGTTGGGTGCATGAgaagtatttaaaaaataaagaaaaaaaaatcgacAATGATATTGAAACGTATCCAAAGTAACTTTGTTTGAAACCGTCcttaatatattaatgttaaatctaaatactaaaattaataGTCTAAATAAACAGTAGAAtccttctttaaaaataaaataaacagtaGAATGAATACTAATTATAAGAGAATAGTCTAATAGTTCGGAAAGCTACATGAGATCATGTGTTAAAGCAGGCTTAACAGGAGTCTCCTAAAAAACTCTTCCCTATAATTATCTGTGTGTATGGGATAGAGACTACACGTACAAGATCTCAAGCTCAAAGAGCTCTCGATACtttcatcatttaaaaataaataaatttaattagtaatctatattttacaatttacctCCTTCAAGTATCTAAAATAATAGGGTAAATTACGTACTTGGTCCATATCctatacaccatatttcaatttgatccttaacctttcaattgtgtcaatttggctCCTAACCTTTCAATATTGTATCAATTTAGTTTTTACTgttatcttttggatgaaaattaatGATATGTCtattggccaaaataaaaaaattagcttttgtTAATGTgacaataaactaaaattttattttggtcaattgCCATGTCAACAATTTTCATCTAATATATAATGacatggactaaattgacatgataCTAAAacgttaaggaccaaattgatacaattgcaaagttagggaccaaattaaaatatggtgtaaaatatagggaccaaatatgCCCAAAATAATATTAACTCTTAACATTTTGCAAAAATTACTCTCTTTCTTACATACAATAAACACATTAGATATAATGAAATTCTTATTTTGTCCTTGAGTTACCTTATTTATGTGAACTAAAATACTTTGATTAAAGgaaatctatatatctatatatataataatagataaaactaagagaaactcaaattataatttcaaattatagttccaattttatgccatgtgtcctaaattatttattcttaaagagttttatttcataattttataatcaaatatgggatcacatcataaatattcatcaaaatgagttattaagtacaaaaaccaaagaatttataataaatgaatcgtaaaaaaaaaaaaaaaaaagtgcttcacaataataaataaataaataagtatggacaatttatattttatacctaataatatctgtggttgcacgattttcctggcccaacttctgttgatcaggccttggcccaaagcacaacccacaataaatacttgtagagaatgggttaaagagcttggcctcagtgaaactaACAAATCTGATGCATGTAGTGTACTGTTTGCAGAGAGAAATAAGAACGTAAAGAAGGGTTcttcaagtctgattttatttcttttgttcctcTTACAATTCTGccgtcccttctttgagggacttcattacattatatatttctctcattttcatcccagccttacacctgttagtcatccaagcatccactcgagcacctgtcccatcagacgccctcatcagaccttttgtgagttgcagaggccaaggcggtactgttcaggggtcttttcctcattaatgcggccaagagggtggttggggcgcaattaatgtggtggtagccttccgtgagatattttgaatttaattcgttttttatgttggggaaggtgagctgaaatggctgagcagagtttctcgtctgggcttcgtgatgtccgaggaggagttactcctcggacaggtttccttgacgctatCGGTGTTGAACAGCGCTCcatatgaggcttttcgttggacaggacgctcctcggacgggcctgagcttggaatagcccatcatttttgggccgggccccacaatatccttacaaattttttaaagagttaacaaaatataaaaataactatcaatagtatttaaattatataaatatatatatatatatatatatattttttttttttttgagaagccaaCCTAAAAGTTCAGGAAGGAACTTTATTagacaaacaaaatttaaggaACATCAGAAGCAACTAGAGGGGCAATGCCTCTAGATATGTCTTCTAACTAGACCTTAAAATCTTCCCCCTCTTTTGCTTTATTTGCCAAAGCATTAGCAACCTTATTACAAGAAcgattaacaaaacaaaaatcacatcAATTCAATTGAGAAGACGAATGGTAAATATTATCAATGATATGACTGAAAGAAGAATGTTCAATCGTTCCAGGCTTGATAGCATTGATAAACCCAACAGCATCACCTTCGAAAACCACCTCGTGAAGACTCAATTCCAAAGCAAAAATAACTGCCCTGCGGCATGCAAGGATTTTGACCTCAGCTACTATTTGTGGGAGGGAAATATGCATTGACAGAGCACCAATGACAGCACCTCACCAGTCTCGTATCACCACACCAAGACTTGCAAAATTTGTGCTCTGGAAAACTGCACCATCAAAGTTAGCTTTATACTAATT
This region includes:
- the LOC126710388 gene encoding uncharacterized protein At4g37920, which encodes MEFCSATLQAQPSCSFPVRTSIITSKTPSLSSTVTYSPISSSRFNSCRFSINPLRRRHRWLSPTLAAAVSEEELSVSDSSSINDESRRNGEEEDGGVEGLDDNKMVRVCDKLIDVFLVDKPTPTDWRRLLAFSKEWDNIRPHFYKRCQDRADSEDADPGMKHKLLRLARKLKEVDEDVQRHNELLEVIRGSPSEISEVVARRRKDFTKEFFVHLHTVAESYYDNPTEQNALAKLGNTCLAAVQACDSATESIEALHAAELKFQDIINSPTIDAACRKIDNLAEKNELDSTLVMMITKAWSAAKESNMTKDEVKDILYHLYVTARGNLQRLMPKEIRIVKYLLSIEDPDERLCALNDAFTPGEELEGKDVDCLYTTPEKLHDWIKTVVDAYHLSREGTLIREARDLMNPRIIEKMEVIMKIVKDKFM